One Spinacia oleracea cultivar Varoflay chromosome 4, BTI_SOV_V1, whole genome shotgun sequence DNA segment encodes these proteins:
- the LOC110805235 gene encoding protein FAR1-RELATED SEQUENCE 5-like, with protein MENLIRSVIQSTQRIQVPVEPDIQDATMEDVLNNCIENNALAQEREEEEAMEAEEQHIISDSEEPDQDIVGTLMGYTAETVEELLGFYEKHASEVGFSIRKGNTRFKVGTRIVLEKTYVCSAAGVTNNGKNKKKKVQTVVPVVPKKERKPRQVSITRTQCRACLRVKMNSEGRYEVVNHVIMHNHDLTRSQWHYLHRSERQITEEKREAIETMQKSGLSSTASFNYMAIEAGGEENLGHSKKDHLNYCTRLKMKQIEGGDAQAVTDIMYLELEGDPNFFFRFRLDEKGKLRSLFWRDSMMMEDYGIFGDIVVFDTTYRTNRYNLICAPIVGINNHWNNCMFGCAFIGDEKIESFVWLLQTFKKSMGGKVQYQSLQIKMQQ; from the exons GAGGACGTTCTCAACAATTGCATCGAAAACAATGCTTTGGCACAGGAACGTGAAGAAGAGGAGGCAATGGAAGCTGAAGAACAACAtattatttctgattctgaag AACCGGATCAAGATATTGTTGGAACACTGATGGGATACACTGCTGAAACAGTGGAGGAACTTCTAGGTTTCTACGAAAAACATGCTAGTGAGGTTGGATTTTCCATAAGGAAAGGAAACACGAGATTCAAAGTTGGGACAAGAATCGTGCTTGAAAAGACATATGTTTGTTCAGCAGCAGGAGTAACAAACAAtggaaagaacaaaaagaaaaaagtgcaAACAGTTGTTCCTGTAGTgcccaaaaaagagagaaaaccaAGGCAAGTTTCGATCACGAGAACGCAATGTAGGGCTTGCTTGAGAGTGAAAATGAATTCTGAAGGCAGATATGAGGTTGTTAATCATGTGATAATGCACAACCATGATTTAACTAGAAGTCAATGGCACTACTTGCATAGATCTGAAAGGCAAATAACGGAAGAGAAGAGGGAGGCAATTGAAACTATGCAAAAATCTG GTCTGTCATCCACGGCTTCCTTTAACTACATGGCAATTGAAGCTGGAGGTGAAGAAAATTTGGGACACTCGAAGAAAGACCATCTAAATTATTGCACGAggttaaaaatgaagcaaatagAAGGAGGTGATGCACAAGCAGTAACTGACATAATGTATTTAGAGCTTGAAGGTGACCCAAACTTCTTTTTTAGATTTAGATTGGATGAAAAAGGTAAATTGAGGAGTTTGTTTTGGAGGGACTCTATGATGATGGAAGACTATGGAATTTTTGGAGATATAGTGGTTTTTGACACAACGTATAGAACAAACAGGTATAACCTAATTTGTGCTCCAAtagttggaataaacaaccactgGAACAATTGCATGTTTGGTTGTGCATTCATAGGAGATGAAAAGATTGAGTCGTTTGTGTGGCTTCTacaaactttcaaaaagtcaatGGGGGGAAAAGTCCAATATCAATCTTTACAGATCAAGATGCAGCAATGA
- the LOC130471433 gene encoding protein FAR-RED IMPAIRED RESPONSE 1-like, with protein MQVFPDSRHGLCVWHLHQNAITRFGALKRDPTFKKTFNYCLYKCVTVVEFETNWRSMLQQYELIGEEWFTNIVQRYNTTLEKYRKASEFSCSKSVPSSALPLSGLLKHASEVYTLSLFRDFEEEFRYSIATTAKLIWKQENTEFYVVSIDEEPWSTQRVTYIHESQTVSCTCKNFEASGWLCYHCIRILHLHPVNRILEQYIKKRWTKSAKSSVWNKLENEKPEEVQYTPWRQTMARKYYNLILKSQSNEETRTLMEDGYAASVSLVDELLASLNVSNTDDASTTETSATAAPETSATAAPETNATAAYETNSAPAGTHATTTSDTSVQQATSSEPATNTATEPPMVLDPERCTTKGRNKRPRGPFVKKKKGKTAAPPTADLIWNNNSKFEIILILLMFLIKNRI; from the exons ATGCAGGTCTTTCCAGATTCAAGACACGGATTATGTGTATGGCATTTGCATCAGAATGCTATTACCAGATTTGGGGCATTGAAACGAGATCCAACTTTTAAGAAGACATTCAACTATTGCTTGTATAAGTGTGTCACAGTAGTTGAATTTGAAACCAATTGGAGATCAATGCTGCAACAATATGAGCTGATAGGGGAAGAGTGGTTTACAAAT ATTGTTCAAAGGTACAATACAACGTTGGAGAAGTACAGAAAAGCAAGCGAATTCTCTTGTAGTAAATCGGTTCCATCCTCGGCTTTACCACTATCTGGATTGCTGAAACATGCATCAGAAGTTTACACGTTGTCACTATTCAGAGACTTTGAGGAGGAATTTAGATATTCAATTGCAACAACAGCAAAATTAATTTGGAAACAAG AAAATACTGAGTTCTATGTTGTGTCCATTGATGAAGAACCTTGGTCTACACAGAGAGTAACATACATCCACGAGAGCCAAACAGTATCATGTACGTGTAAAAACTTTGAAGCTTCAGGATGGTTGTGCTACCACTGCATTAGGATATTGCACCTTCATCCGGTTAACCGGATTCTAGAACAGTACATCAAAAAGAGGTGGACAAAATCTGCCAAGTCATCAGTTTGGAACaaattagaaaatgaaaaacCAGAAGAGGTGCAGTACACACCTTGGCGCCAAACCATGGCTAGGAAATACTACAACCTTATCTTGAAAAGCCAGTCAAATGAGGAGACAAGAACCCTTATGGAGGATGGTTATGCCGCTAGTGTGTCTCTGGTTGATGAACTTCTAGCATCATTAAATGTTTCAAACACTGACGACGCTTCAACCACAGAAACAAGTGCAACAGCAGCACCTGAAACAAGTGCAACAGCAGCACCTGAAACAAATGCAACAGCAGCATATGAAACAAACTCAGCACCAGCCG GTACTCATGCAACAACAACAAGTGATACAAGTGTACAACAAGCAACAAGTTCTGAACCTGCAACAAACACAGCAACTGAACCTCCTATGGTGTTGGATCCTGAACGTTGCACAACAAAAGGAAGGAACAAAAGACCACGAGGACCATTTGTCAAAAAGAAGAAGGGAAAAACTGCAGCGCCTCCAACAGCAGACTTAATTTGGAACAATAACTCCAAATTTGAGATTATTTTGATTCTTTTAATGTTTCTTATCAAAAatagaatttaa
- the LOC110805231 gene encoding probable nucleolar protein 5-2, producing the protein MLVLFETPAGFALFKVLDEGKLSQVEDLWKEFATADSARKVVKLKAFDKFENTSDALAATTLLIDSKPSKGLRKFLKAHCSGNTLAVADSKLGNAIKEKLQIDCVHNNAVMELMRGVRSQLTELISGLGAQDLAPMSLGLSHSLSRYKLKFSPDKVDTMIIQAIGLLDDLDKELNTYAMRVREWYGWHFPELAKILQDNIVYAKTVKFMLNRVNAAKLDFSEIMPEEVETALKEASMISMGTEVSDLDLTNISELCDQVLSLAEYRAQLYDYLKSRMNTIAPNLTALVGELVGARLIAHGGSLINLAKQPGSTVQILGAEKALFRALKTKHATPKYGLIYHASLIGQAAPKNKGKISRSLAAKTALAIRYDALGDSPDNTMGLENRAKLEARLRNLEGKELGKSAGSAKGKPQIEVYNKDYKKGTALITPAKTYNPAADAIIGKDTIEKEVDVVEETKKAKKEKKEKKKKGSVLEDGVANGGEENVEPEVETKSKKDKKKKKQHVEENGEKEVEDVKETPKKEKKKRKHAEATEEAEPVSEKKEKKKKKKKSSED; encoded by the exons ATGTTGGTATTGTTCGAAACTCCTGCGGGCTTTGCCCTTttcaaagtattagacgaagGAAAGCTTTCTCAAGTTGAG GATTTATGGAAAGAGTTTGCCACTGCTGATTCTGCTAGAAAG GTAGTAAAGCTGAAAGCATTCGACAAATTTGAAAATACATCAGACGCTTTAGCAGCTACTACTTTATTGATCGACAGCAAACCTAGCAAAGGATTGAGAAAGTTCTTGAAAGCACACTGCTCAGGCAACACATTAGCTGTTGCAGATTCTAAACTTGGAAATGCAATCAAGGAGAAACTG CAAATCGACTGTGTTCACAATAATGCTGTGATGGAGCTGATGAGAGGGGTGAGAAGTCAGTTGACTGAACTCATTTCTGGCCTTGGAGCTCAAGATCTTGCACCAATGAGCTTGGGTTTATCTCACAGCTTGTCGAGATACAAGTTGAAGTTCAGTCCTGATAAG GTAGACACTATGATTATTCAAGCCATTGGATTGTTGGATGATCTTGACAAAGAGCTTAATACATATGCAATGAGGGTTAGAGAATGGTATGGCTGGCATTTTCCTGAGCTTGCAAAGATTTTACAAGACAATATTGTCTATGCCAAGACTGTGAAGTTCATGTTAAATCGTGTTAATGCTGCGAAGTTGGACTTCTCTGAG ATCATGCCTGAGGAGGTTGAGACAGCACTCAAAGAGGCTTCCATGATTTCCATGGGAACTGAAGTCAGCGATCTTGATCTAACAAATATCTCGGAACTCTGCGACCAAGTTTTGTCTTTAGCTGAATACAGAGCTCAGCTATATGATTATCTGAAAAGCAGAATGAACACAATCGCTCCAAATCTGACTGCTCTTGTTGGTGAGCTTGTTGGTGCTCGTCTTATTGCTCATGGTGGCAGCTTGATAAATCTTGCAAAGCAGCCAGGAAGCACAGTACAAATTCTTGGAGCAGAAAAGGCTCTTTTCAGAGCTTTGAAAACAAAGCATGCAACCCCTAAATATGGGCTTATATATCACGCTTCCTTGATTGGCCAGGCTGCCCCTAAAAACAAGGGGAAAATATCTCGTTCTCTTGCAGCAAAAACTGCACTAGCAATTCGTTATGATGCCCTTGGAGATAGCCCCGATAACACTATGGGTCTCGAAAATAGAGCCAAG CTTGAAGCCCGTCTAAGAAATCTTGAAGGTAAAGAGTTGGGTAAGTCTGCAGGATCAGCCAAGGGTAAACCGCAAATAGAAGTCTATAACAAAGATTATAAAAAGGGAACGGCACTAATTACCCCTGCTAAG ACATATAATCCTGCAGCCGATGCTATCATTGGTAAGGACACAATTGAGAAGGAGGTTGATGTCGTGGAGGAAACAAAGaaggcaaagaaagaaaagaaggagAAAAAGAAGAAGGGATCCGTTTTGGAGGATGGTGTAGCTAATGGCGGAGAGGAAAATGTGGAACCAGAAGTTGAAACGAAATCCAAGAAAgataagaagaaaaagaagcagcatgttgaagaaaatggagagaAAGAAGTTGAAGATGTTAAGGAGAccccaaaaaaagaaaagaaaaagagaaagcatGCAGAGGCTACCGAGGAAGCTGAACCTGTGAGTGagaagaaggaaaagaaaaagaagaaaaagaagagcaGCGAGGATTAA
- the LOC110805234 gene encoding uncharacterized protein — MLQLKLNFMVVNEREKYLGLPTYIGRSKKTVFQVIHDRLWRKIKGWKGRCLLRVGKEVLLKSIAQAIPTFAMQCFKLPKGVLDSMNSLCRNFWCGQKGYERKLSLIGLGKQCKSKDDGGLGMRDLAIIQQGTAGQIILETHHYT, encoded by the coding sequence ATGCTTCAGTTGAAGTTAAATTTTATGGTCGTTAATGAGCGCGAGAAATATCTAGGGCTCCCAACGTACATTGGGAGATCCAAGAAAACTGTTTTCCAGGTTATTCATGATCGATTGTGGAGGAAGATAAAGGGATGGAAAGGGAGATGTTTATTGAGAGTCGGAAAGGAGGTGCTTTTGAAGTCCATAGCTCAGGCGATACCCACTTTTGCTATGCAATGTTTCAAGCTTCCGAAAGGGGTACTTGATAGTATGAATTCTTTATGTAGGAACTTTTGGTGTGGGCAAAAGGGTTATGAGAGAAAGCTTTCCCTCATTGGCTTGGGAAAACAGTGTAAGTCGAAGGATGATGGTGGACTAGGCATGAGAGACTTGGCGATTATTCAACAAGGCACTGCTGGCCAAATCATTTTGGAGACTCATCACTACACCTGA
- the LOC110805233 gene encoding uncharacterized protein yields the protein MDTSWIDLPIGHPKYIDGCMQFIEFAKQDLVLGKIRCPCKNCKVDKWFPINEVERHILFKGFYKSYKNWIFHGKGDMVQRMFESDGGSTSEGFPGNQSVFIGRDNMWGLLRSAFSVNMSPNCQTFEAQEDDEWIEEPVTYETDVKYDDSTIEEDATYKKLLEASEERLYEGCINFSKLSFLLHLFHLKCMNHWSIESFNMLLKLILDAFPQILDFPSSYYYSKKMIKELGLGYEKIDACPNNCMLYWGQFLEKDKCRVCGTSRRKRTKGMSGDVSEEDTNTLKRSVRAKVMRYFPLIPRLKRIYMSSETAEEMRWHDTERLGEHDKKILRHPSDALSWKAFDERHSDFALDPRSVRLGLASDGFNPYRLMNTSYSTWPVMLIPYNLPPWLCMKPSSLILSTLIPGKTSPGIDIDVYLQPLVHELKLLWTGVEAFDAFGRERFNLRAALLWTINDFPAYSMLSGLSTRGYNACPVCIDFTPSDRFGSKICYCMYRKWLPADHPYRSQGFMFCEKFGTNEWGEAPSRPSGTDILREQEKVEYVYGNSKAPQKKEVDKEVIMITIITMMSKMKMLMVQKEAYFMIWCNDKSRDSRDDRVALKHWRIKPHLWLETNHNGSEYMPPASYSMSTEEKERFLNVLQKLKVPDGYGSNLSSCVNMKQRKLINLKSHDNHVLMQDILPVALRASNATKVIDLLARLSSFFKKLCSTSIDLDDLDGLQDGIILSLCELEKEFLPSFFTIMVHLLIHLVEEVKLGGPVQYRWMYPIERYLSHLKSHVTNKAQPEGSIAEGFLLEETIRFCSRYLQGVKTIFNIPKRMDGDIPNPNDYLFNSGGRVIGKEVSVRLDDKTLKQAHRYVLLHCDEIKGELDEFLMEKRQMNLQNSVTESDESNWIINEFGGWLQNKVHCIDVTTEDGKLRRALAGGLNYYGRKLKGFMINGYKFLSTDRNCRLLTQNSGIMVEADGEAYYGKVIYIYELNYYGDYKVVLFRCDWVDIYRGVRAYPNGGVCVNFSKLMHSGRLLQDDPFVFSSQAKQVFYIEDEIHKGWWHVVKNKPRDLFDLGDSLPVEEEGGAD from the exons ATGGATACAAGTTGGATCGATCTGCCCATTGGCCACCCTAAATATATCGATGGATGTATGCAATTCATTGAGTTTGCCAAGCAAGATCTAGTCCTAGGGAAAATTAGATGCCCATGTAAGAACTGTAAGGTGGATAAATGGTTTCCGATAAATGAAGTAGAGAGACATATTTTGTTTAAAGGGTTTTATAAGTCTTATAAGAATTGGATCTTTCATGGGAAAGGGGATATGGTTCAGCGTAtgtttgagagtgatggagggagtactagtgAAGGATTTCCCGGTAATCAAAGTGTGTTTATTGGTCGAGATAATATGTGGGGACTATTAAGATCAGCTTTTAGTGTTAATATGTCTCCCAATTGCCAAACTTTTGAAGCACAAGAGGATGATGAATGGATTGAGGAACCAGTGACATATGAAACAGATGTTAAATATGATGATTCTACAATAGAAGAAGATGCGACATATAAGAAGTTACTTGAAGCTTCTGAGGAGAGATTATACGAGGGGTGTATCAATTTTTCAAAGTTATCTTTTCTTTTACACTTGTTTCACTTGAAGTGTATGAATCATTGGTCTATTGAATCTTTTAATATGCTGTTAAAGCTAATTTTAGATGCATTTCCTCAAATACTTGATTTTCCCTCGTCTTATTATTACAGtaagaaaatgataaaagaATTGGGACTTGGGTATGAAAAGATTGATGCTTGTCCGAATAATTGTATGTTGTATTGGGGGCAATTTTTAGAGAAAGACAAGTGTCGTGTTTGTGGTACATCAAGGAGGAAGAGAACTAAGGGTATGAGTGGCGATGTAAGTGAAGAAGATACAAATACATTGAAGAGAAGTGTGCGAGCTAAGGTAATGCGATATTTTCCTCTTATCCCGAGGCTAAAAAGAATCTACATGTCATCAGAAACAGCGGAAGAAATGAGATGGCATGATACAGAGAGATTGGGTGAACATGATAAGAAGATTTTGAGGCATCCATCGGATGCCTTATCTTGGAAAGCATTTGATGAGCGTCATAGCGATTTTGCATTAGACCCTCGCAGTGTTCGATTAGGTCTTGCGAGTGATGGGTTTAATCCTTATCGTTTAATGAACACCTCTTATAGTACGTGGCCGGTGATGTTGATTCCTTATAACCTTCCACCATGGTTATGTATGAAACCATCTTCTTTAATTTTATCCACACTTATTCCCGGAAAAACAAGTCCCGGAATTGATATTGACGTGTATCTGCAACCGTTAGTGCATgaattgaaattgttgtggacgGGGGTTGAAGCTTTTGATGCTTTTGGTAGAGAGAGATTTAATTTGCGAGCGGCTTTGCTTTGGACTATTAATGACTTTCCTGCCTATTCAATGCTCTCTGGTTTGAGCACAAGAGGTTATAATGCATGTCCAGTATGCATAGATTTCACGCCTTCTGATAGATTTGGGAGCAAGATATGTTATTGTATGTATAGAAAATGGTTACCCGCAGATCACCCATATCGATCTCAGGGTTTCATGTTTTGTGAGAAGTTCGGAACTAACGAGTGGGGTGAAGCTCCATCTCGTCCTAGCGGGACTGATATattgagggaacaagaaaagGTCGAGTATGTTTATGGAAATTCGAAGGCACCACAAAAAAAAGAGGTAGACAAAGAGGTCATAatgataacaataataacaatgatGTCCAAGATGAAAATGCTTATGGTACAAAAAGAAGcatattttatgatttggt GTAATGATAAGAGTAGAGATAGTAGGGATGATCGAGTAGCCCTTAAACATTGGAGGATAAAGCCTCACCTTTGGCTTGAGACCAATCATAATGGAAGCGAATACATGCCTCCGGCTTCTTATTCTATGTCTACGGAGGAGAAAGAGAGGTTCTTAAATGTTTTGCAAAAACTTAAAGTTCCGGATGGATATGGATCCAACCTTTCTAGTTGTGTGAATATGAAGCAAAGGAAGTTGATTAACCTCAAGAGTCATGACAACCATGTTCTAATGCAAGATATCCTCCCCGTCGCCTTAAGAGCTTCTAATGCTACAAAGGTGATTGACTTGTTGGCTAGATTATCTTCGTTTTTCAAGAAGTTGTGCTCCACCAGTATTGATCTAGATGATTTAGATGGTCTTCAAGATGGAATTATTTTAAGTCTTTGTGAGTTGGAAAAGGAGTTTCTGCCTTCATTTTTCACAATCATGGTCCATTTGTTGATTCACTTAGTGGAGGAGGTTAAACTTGGTGGACCAGTGCAATACAGATGGATGTATCCCATTGAAAG GTACTTGTCCCATTTGAAATCACATGTAACCAATAAAGCCCAACCTGAAGGATCTATTGCTGAAGGCTTCCTTTTAGAGGAGACAATTAGGTTTTGTTCGAGATATCTTCAAGGTGTTAAGACTATCTTCAACATACCTAAAAGGATGGATGGTGACATTCCAAATCCCAATGATTACTTGTTTAATTCTGGTGGTCGAGTTATTGGGAAGGAGGTTAGCGTTCGCCTTGATGACAAAACCTTAAAGCAAGCTCATCGCTACGTTTTACTTCACTGTGATGAGATTAAAGGGGAATTAGA TGAATTTTTAATGGAGAAGCGTCAAATGAACTTACAAAATTCCGTCACGGAGAGTGATGAAAGTAATTGGATCATCAATGAATTTGGAGGGTGGCTGCAAAATAAG GTACATTGCATAGATGTAACCACCGAAGATGGAAAACTAAGAAGAGCGTTGGCGGGTGGTTTGAATTATTATGgtagaaaattaaaaggattcatGATCAATGGTTATAAGTTCCTTTCCACGGATCGCAATTGtcgtcttttgacacaaaattctGGAATTATGGTTGAAGCGGATGGAGAGGCGTACTATGGAAAAGTGATatatatttatgaattaaattacTATGGAGATTATAAAGTTGTATTGTTTCGTTGTGATTGGGTAGACATTTATAGGGGTGTAAGAGCCTATCCAAATGGAGGAGTATGTGTCAATTTTTCTAAATTGATGCATAGCGGACGATTATTGCAAGATGATCCATTTGTATTCTCATCTCAAGCAAAACAAGTTTTTTACATAGAAGATGAGATACATAAAGGGTGGTGGCATGTTGTTAAGAATAAGCCTAGAGACTTGTTTGATTTAGGTGATTCTTTACCGGTAGAGGAAGAGGGTGGAGCCGATTGA